One Glaciihabitans arcticus DNA window includes the following coding sequences:
- a CDS encoding 50S ribosomal protein L25/general stress protein Ctc, with translation MAEAPSNHLKTEARESFGKGAARKIRAVGKIPAVIYGHGTEPQHVTLPGHEVGLILRKSNQVLELDIDGKTQLALVKDVQKDPVRQIIEHIDLIVVRKGEKVTVDVTIHLEGEAAPGTLVNQDSNSVSLEAEATHIPESIVVSIEGKEAGFQLFAKDLELPTGSSLITDEDVLIVAVSTASEQDLGEDDAAEAEGDAPADEEAAAE, from the coding sequence ATGGCAGAAGCACCCAGCAACCACCTGAAGACCGAGGCACGCGAGTCCTTCGGCAAGGGCGCCGCGCGCAAGATCCGCGCCGTCGGCAAGATCCCCGCCGTCATCTACGGCCACGGCACCGAGCCGCAGCACGTCACGCTGCCCGGCCACGAGGTCGGACTCATTCTGCGCAAGTCGAACCAGGTCCTCGAGCTCGACATCGACGGCAAGACGCAGCTCGCGCTCGTCAAGGACGTGCAGAAGGACCCGGTTCGCCAGATCATCGAGCACATCGACCTCATCGTCGTGCGCAAGGGCGAGAAGGTCACCGTCGACGTGACCATCCACCTCGAGGGCGAGGCCGCACCCGGCACGCTCGTCAACCAGGATTCCAACTCGGTGTCGCTCGAGGCCGAGGCCACGCACATCCCCGAGTCGATCGTCGTCAGCATCGAGGGCAAGGAGGCTGGCTTCCAGCTCTTCGCCAAGGACCTCGAACTGCCGACCGGTTCCTCGCTCATCACCGACGAAGACGTGCTCATCGTTGCGGTCTCGACCGCCAGCGAGCAGGACCTCGGCGAGGACGACGCAGCAGAGGCCGAGGGCGACGCCCCCGCCGATGAAGAAGCAGCCGCGGAGTAA
- the pth gene encoding aminoacyl-tRNA hydrolase, whose translation MPDDATPWLVVGLGNPGPGYAGNRHNVGQMAIAELAHRASLSFKNHKAGASVAEGRGGGTGPRLILASPHTFMNVSGGPVAGLLRFYKIEPSQLIVLHDELDIPFDSIKLKRGGGHGGHNGVRDIIAATGTPDFLRVRIGIGRPPGHQPAADFVLRDFAGDERAVLPNLLSDAADAVELIASQGLTAAQLKVHTVAEKP comes from the coding sequence CTGCCTGACGACGCAACACCCTGGCTTGTAGTCGGGCTCGGTAACCCCGGGCCCGGCTACGCCGGCAATCGTCACAACGTGGGGCAGATGGCCATCGCGGAACTCGCGCACCGGGCATCACTCAGCTTCAAGAATCACAAGGCAGGCGCTTCCGTCGCAGAAGGACGCGGCGGCGGCACCGGTCCGCGACTCATCCTCGCGAGCCCGCACACGTTCATGAACGTGTCGGGCGGCCCGGTCGCAGGCCTGCTGCGGTTCTACAAGATCGAGCCGTCGCAGCTCATTGTGTTGCACGACGAACTCGACATCCCGTTCGACAGCATCAAGCTCAAGCGCGGCGGTGGCCACGGTGGCCACAACGGCGTGCGTGACATCATCGCCGCGACAGGCACCCCCGACTTCCTGCGCGTGCGCATCGGCATCGGCCGGCCTCCGGGTCACCAGCCGGCTGCAGACTTCGTGCTGCGCGACTTCGCGGGCGACGAACGTGCGGTGCTGCCGAACCTGTTGTCAGATGCAGCGGATGCCGTCGAACTCATCGCTTCGCAGGGACTCACCGCTGCCCAGCTCAAGGTGCACACGGTCGCCGAGAAGCCGTAA
- a CDS encoding low temperature requirement protein A codes for MSQTPGSSNLSHTLRRMTGRDPHESHRAASPLELLFDLSFVIAIGAASGQFAHAIAAGHIAAALLGFAFAMYAICWAWINFSWFASAYDTDDWIYRLTTMVQIIGVIVLALGLPALFESIEHGEHLDNRIMVVGYVIMRVALVAQWLRAAKQDPERRATAISYVKFILVAQVGWIVVAFTELPLVPTLVLSALLYLIEMGGPVLSERKSSGTPWHAHHIAERYGLFAIIALGEGLFGTIASVSAIVEEQSWSMEAILIVVAGVGLTFGLWWNYFILPSGPILHRHRERSWVWGYGHMFIYSSIAAVGAGLHVAAYVIEDHAEIGNVGAVLSVVIPVFIFCAALFAIFGFLVREFDRFHISLMLGATVLLGIAVAMAFGGVSIGWCLVVVTLAPAVIVVGYETVGHRHEAAYLERETT; via the coding sequence ATGTCCCAGACGCCTGGTTCCTCGAACCTCAGCCACACTCTGCGCCGGATGACGGGTCGCGACCCACACGAATCCCATCGTGCGGCAAGCCCCCTCGAACTGCTCTTCGACCTCTCCTTCGTCATCGCGATCGGTGCCGCGAGCGGGCAGTTCGCGCACGCGATCGCGGCCGGGCACATTGCCGCAGCCCTGCTCGGCTTCGCGTTCGCGATGTACGCGATCTGCTGGGCGTGGATCAACTTCAGCTGGTTCGCCTCCGCCTACGACACCGACGACTGGATCTACCGCCTCACCACCATGGTGCAGATCATCGGCGTGATCGTGCTGGCGCTCGGGCTGCCTGCGCTGTTCGAGTCGATCGAGCACGGCGAGCACCTCGACAACCGCATCATGGTGGTCGGCTACGTGATCATGCGCGTCGCCCTCGTCGCGCAGTGGCTGCGGGCCGCGAAGCAGGATCCCGAGCGCCGGGCGACGGCGATCTCGTACGTGAAGTTCATCCTCGTGGCCCAGGTCGGCTGGATCGTCGTGGCGTTCACCGAATTGCCGCTCGTGCCCACGCTCGTGCTCTCGGCGCTGCTCTACCTGATCGAGATGGGCGGTCCGGTCCTGTCGGAGCGCAAGAGCTCGGGCACACCCTGGCACGCGCACCACATCGCCGAGCGTTACGGCCTATTCGCGATCATCGCGCTCGGCGAGGGACTCTTCGGCACCATCGCCTCCGTGTCGGCGATCGTCGAGGAGCAGTCCTGGAGCATGGAGGCGATCCTCATCGTGGTCGCGGGCGTCGGTCTCACCTTCGGCCTGTGGTGGAACTACTTCATCCTGCCCTCCGGCCCGATCCTGCACCGGCACCGCGAACGGTCGTGGGTGTGGGGTTACGGCCACATGTTCATCTACAGCTCGATCGCCGCGGTCGGCGCGGGCCTGCACGTCGCCGCCTACGTGATCGAGGATCACGCCGAGATCGGCAATGTCGGAGCTGTGCTGTCGGTCGTCATCCCGGTCTTCATCTTCTGTGCCGCACTGTTCGCCATCTTCGGGTTCCTGGTGCGCGAGTTCGACCGATTCCACATCTCACTCATGCTGGGTGCGACGGTGCTGCTCGGCATCGCCGTCGCGATGGCCTTCGGCGGGGTCTCGATCGGCTGGTGCCTCGTCGTGGTCACCCTCGCGCCGGCGGTCATCGTGGTCGGCTACGAGACCGTCGGCCACCGTCACGAAGCTGCCTACCTCGAAAGAGAAACGACCTAG
- a CDS encoding gluconokinase → MTVTPDSGTNDPGVQPMIVVMGVSGSGKSTVGEALAAELGLPFVDGDDLHPITNVDKMTAGIPLTDDDRWPWLRVIGQTMAQAADTGVVVACSALRRSYREAIIAEAPAARFLLLTGSRELLASRLAAREHHFMPPTLLDSQLNTLEPLAADENGVTVSIEGSPEEIVARAVTQLG, encoded by the coding sequence ATGACCGTCACACCCGACAGCGGCACGAACGACCCAGGCGTGCAGCCGATGATCGTCGTGATGGGCGTCAGCGGCTCCGGGAAATCCACGGTGGGGGAGGCGCTCGCCGCCGAACTCGGCCTGCCGTTCGTGGATGGCGACGACCTGCATCCGATCACCAACGTCGACAAGATGACCGCGGGCATCCCGCTCACCGACGACGACAGGTGGCCGTGGCTGCGGGTCATCGGGCAGACCATGGCGCAGGCTGCGGACACCGGCGTTGTCGTCGCGTGCTCGGCCCTTCGGCGCAGCTACCGCGAGGCGATAATCGCCGAGGCTCCCGCGGCCCGCTTCCTGTTGCTGACCGGCTCGCGTGAGCTGCTCGCGTCGAGGCTTGCCGCGCGGGAGCACCACTTTATGCCGCCCACGCTGCTCGACTCACAGCTCAACACCCTCGAGCCTCTCGCCGCCGACGAAAACGGGGTGACCGTCTCGATCGAGGGCAGCCCGGAGGAGATCGTGGCGCGGGCCGTCACGCAGCTGGGTTAG
- a CDS encoding NAD-dependent epimerase/dehydratase family protein, with the protein MRVLLAGASGAIGRYLIPQLIAAGHEVTGTTRKRRALEFTGATELVTDVVDRQAFLELIEGFEFDAVIHALSSLARTPLTFVDMRETNRLRSEGTSTLLAAARLTGAKKFIFSSHVYGYGFRDHGSRILDEESPFGQLPGTRLDAVQKSLLSGEQQARAYGGVALRYGMLYRGRGPIRGIVRDWDGVLPFVHFDDAAAATVLALETGAPGSVYNIVDDEPVSWAELQRARAETFGRAEPNGQSSWFTHLAAPFAAQLTAETAMKVSNARAKADLGWKPLYPSYRDALTADKELVDHARAVVSGTASVLRST; encoded by the coding sequence ATGCGCGTTCTCCTGGCTGGTGCTTCCGGAGCGATCGGCCGGTATCTCATCCCGCAGCTGATCGCCGCCGGACACGAGGTGACCGGTACGACGCGCAAACGCAGGGCCCTCGAATTCACCGGCGCGACCGAACTCGTCACCGACGTGGTCGACCGACAGGCCTTTCTCGAGCTGATCGAGGGCTTCGAGTTCGATGCCGTCATCCACGCCCTCAGCTCACTCGCGCGCACGCCACTGACTTTCGTCGACATGCGCGAGACGAACCGACTGCGCTCGGAGGGTACGAGCACGCTGCTTGCCGCGGCTCGCCTGACCGGTGCGAAGAAGTTCATCTTCTCCTCCCACGTCTACGGCTATGGCTTCCGTGACCACGGCTCGCGCATCCTCGACGAGGAGTCGCCCTTCGGGCAGCTGCCCGGCACGCGCCTCGACGCCGTGCAGAAGTCCCTGCTCTCAGGCGAACAGCAGGCTCGCGCTTATGGCGGGGTCGCGTTGCGCTACGGAATGCTCTACCGCGGTCGGGGACCGATCCGTGGAATCGTGCGCGACTGGGACGGCGTGCTGCCGTTCGTGCACTTCGATGACGCTGCGGCGGCGACGGTTCTCGCGCTCGAGACCGGTGCGCCGGGCAGCGTGTACAACATCGTCGACGACGAGCCGGTCAGCTGGGCCGAGCTGCAGCGGGCGCGCGCCGAGACCTTCGGCCGCGCCGAGCCGAACGGCCAGTCCTCGTGGTTCACCCACCTCGCGGCACCGTTCGCTGCACAGCTCACCGCCGAGACCGCGATGAAGGTCTCCAACGCTCGCGCCAAGGCCGATCTCGGCTGGAAGCCGCTCTACCCCTCCTACCGGGATGCGCTCACCGCCGACAAGGAACTCGTCGACCACGCCAGGGCTGTGGTCTCGGGCACGGCGAGTGTCCTCCGCTCGACGTAG
- a CDS encoding long-chain-fatty-acid--CoA ligase: MITTPRPWLASYAEGVPDEIELPEGSLYDLVAASVATYPRGVALEFFGSETTYSELGEQIDRAAEGLRLLGVQKGDRVALVLPNCPQHIVAFYAVLRLGAIVVEHNPLYTPRELRHQFEDHEATVVIAWNKAVATIQDFPVDVAVDTIISIDVTRAMPFGTRALLRLPIAKARESREALFAPVKGTITWENLLKSAPISEHILRPEASDVALIQYTSGTTGQPKGATLTHQNLTTNAAQSRAWVPTVPLGTAVVYAVLPMFHAYGLTLCLTFAMSMGSRLVLFPKFDPDLVLKVIKKHPATFLPAVPPIYERLTAAADAAGVSLKGIEIAISGAMPLSAAVVEPWEERTGGTLVEGYGLSETSPVLMANPVGPTRRAGTVGLPLPNTEIRVVDPENPTIDREPGEEGELIVRGPQVFSGYWGKPDETAAVFVESSDEGAAWFRTGDIVTVDSEGFVRIVDRIKELIITGGFNVAPSEVEETLRTHPSIVDAAVVGLPSEHSGEDVYAAVVLAEGATLDEAAIRAFARDNLTAYKVPKHVVAVDELPKSLIGKVLRRQVREQLLKTD; encoded by the coding sequence ATGATCACGACACCCCGTCCCTGGCTGGCCAGCTACGCCGAGGGCGTTCCGGATGAGATCGAACTGCCCGAGGGTTCGCTCTACGACCTGGTCGCGGCATCCGTCGCCACCTACCCGCGCGGTGTCGCACTCGAATTCTTTGGCAGCGAGACCACGTACTCCGAGCTGGGGGAGCAGATCGATCGCGCCGCCGAGGGCCTGCGACTTCTGGGCGTGCAGAAGGGGGACCGGGTCGCCCTGGTGCTGCCGAACTGCCCGCAGCACATCGTCGCCTTCTACGCCGTGCTGCGACTCGGTGCCATCGTCGTCGAGCACAATCCGCTGTACACCCCGCGCGAGCTGCGTCACCAGTTCGAGGATCACGAGGCGACGGTGGTGATTGCCTGGAACAAGGCGGTCGCGACCATCCAGGATTTTCCGGTGGATGTCGCCGTCGACACCATCATCTCGATCGACGTCACCCGCGCGATGCCATTCGGCACCCGCGCCCTGCTGCGCCTGCCGATCGCGAAGGCCCGGGAATCCCGTGAGGCATTGTTTGCGCCGGTGAAGGGAACCATCACCTGGGAGAACCTGCTCAAGTCGGCGCCCATCTCGGAGCACATCCTGCGGCCGGAGGCGAGCGACGTCGCCCTCATCCAGTACACGAGCGGCACAACGGGTCAGCCGAAGGGTGCGACCCTGACCCATCAGAACCTCACCACGAATGCGGCCCAGTCGCGGGCCTGGGTTCCCACCGTGCCACTCGGCACCGCCGTCGTCTACGCGGTGCTGCCGATGTTCCACGCCTACGGACTCACGCTCTGCCTCACCTTCGCGATGAGCATGGGGTCGCGGCTGGTGCTGTTCCCCAAGTTCGATCCGGACCTCGTGCTCAAGGTCATCAAGAAGCACCCGGCCACCTTCCTGCCCGCCGTGCCGCCGATCTACGAACGACTCACCGCGGCCGCCGATGCCGCCGGGGTCTCCCTCAAGGGAATCGAGATCGCCATCTCCGGGGCCATGCCGCTCTCCGCTGCGGTCGTCGAACCGTGGGAGGAGCGCACGGGCGGAACCCTCGTCGAGGGTTACGGGCTCTCCGAGACGAGCCCCGTGCTGATGGCGAACCCCGTGGGCCCGACGCGGCGTGCGGGCACGGTCGGTCTACCGCTGCCCAACACCGAGATCCGCGTCGTCGACCCGGAGAATCCGACCATTGACCGTGAGCCGGGCGAGGAGGGCGAACTCATCGTTCGCGGACCCCAGGTCTTCTCCGGCTACTGGGGAAAGCCCGACGAGACCGCTGCGGTCTTCGTTGAGTCCTCCGACGAGGGGGCTGCATGGTTCCGCACCGGCGACATCGTGACGGTCGACTCCGAGGGCTTCGTGCGCATCGTCGACCGCATCAAGGAGCTCATCATCACCGGCGGCTTCAACGTCGCACCGAGCGAGGTCGAGGAGACCCTGCGCACCCATCCGAGCATCGTCGACGCAGCGGTCGTCGGACTTCCGAGCGAGCACAGCGGTGAAGACGTCTACGCCGCCGTGGTTCTCGCCGAAGGTGCGACGCTCGACGAGGCGGCCATCCGCGCCTTCGCCCGCGACAACCTGACGGCGTACAAGGTGCCGAAACACGTCGTCGCTGTGGATGAACTGCCCAAGTCGCTCATCGGCAAGGTCCTGCGCCGCCAAGTCAGGGAGCAGCTGCTCAAGACCGATTAG
- a CDS encoding DUF1800 domain-containing protein codes for MNEIRTPQSSRRAFFGLGGLAAAGLIASDLVAAPVEPAQAAPPVPRPREVDPEPLPVRSEPFADGGPETRDASISSAVPTAAPVAPGRQYTTFSAAAKAAGASTSAVFPGYNPTGHLLRRATFGARSSDVAQLKQLGVNKWIARQLAPATFADPIGNAAWKAYPLAGASAAVIRKSIAEFSWDAVFQTAQASLARQVFSNRQIYEVTVDIFANHLHVPLPGEQWHTAPSYLTGVIRKYAFGSYTSMLLAAMKHPAMLNFLNNDESRKANVNENLGRELLELHTVGIASGYTEADVRNSAAILSGRSWNWKTGAYVYNAADHVTGPVRVLGFSHANTTAAGGQAVGDAYLAYLAKHPATARTIARKIAVRFVSDSPSDDLINRLAAVYLKKNTSILETVRAVFLSSDFWASVGTRMRRPLEDAVGTLRVLNVGRSTASKTPLSWLYWNLNEAGHTPHGWMPPNGYPDVAAAWLGAGAMIQRWNLHRTFAYGWWKGLVYIAPEKIVVRTAKMTTLQWTTAVSKKILGVAPSAAHLEAIITGVGRTPGSPAPTSGWECGKITTLLLDSPYFQLR; via the coding sequence GTGAACGAGATTCGAACGCCGCAGTCGTCCCGTCGCGCGTTCTTCGGGCTGGGCGGTCTCGCCGCAGCCGGACTGATCGCCTCCGACCTGGTCGCCGCTCCCGTCGAGCCGGCACAGGCTGCTCCCCCGGTGCCCCGGCCGCGCGAAGTGGATCCCGAGCCGCTGCCCGTGCGCAGCGAACCGTTCGCCGACGGCGGCCCCGAGACCCGCGACGCGAGCATCTCCAGCGCCGTCCCCACGGCGGCACCCGTTGCCCCGGGCAGGCAGTACACGACCTTCTCCGCCGCGGCGAAAGCGGCAGGAGCCTCGACCTCGGCTGTTTTCCCCGGATATAACCCCACCGGTCACCTGCTCCGTCGAGCGACCTTCGGGGCGCGCTCGAGCGATGTCGCGCAACTCAAGCAGCTCGGGGTGAACAAGTGGATCGCCCGCCAGCTCGCGCCGGCCACGTTCGCCGACCCGATCGGCAATGCGGCGTGGAAGGCCTATCCGCTCGCGGGAGCGAGCGCGGCGGTCATCCGTAAGTCGATCGCAGAGTTCAGTTGGGATGCGGTCTTCCAGACCGCCCAGGCATCCCTCGCGCGACAGGTCTTCTCGAACCGGCAGATCTACGAGGTCACGGTCGACATCTTCGCCAATCACCTTCACGTGCCGCTTCCCGGGGAGCAGTGGCACACGGCGCCGAGCTACCTCACCGGCGTTATTAGAAAGTACGCGTTCGGGTCGTACACCTCGATGCTGCTCGCCGCGATGAAGCACCCGGCGATGCTGAACTTCCTCAACAACGACGAGTCGCGCAAGGCCAACGTCAACGAGAACCTCGGCCGCGAGCTGCTCGAACTGCACACCGTCGGCATAGCGAGCGGTTACACGGAGGCCGATGTTCGCAACAGCGCCGCAATTCTCTCCGGGCGCAGCTGGAACTGGAAGACCGGCGCCTACGTCTACAACGCCGCGGATCACGTCACCGGCCCCGTGCGGGTACTGGGCTTCAGTCACGCGAACACGACTGCCGCGGGCGGACAGGCGGTCGGCGACGCCTACCTCGCCTACCTCGCGAAGCACCCGGCCACCGCGCGCACGATCGCCCGCAAGATCGCGGTGCGCTTCGTCTCCGACAGCCCGAGCGACGACCTCATCAATCGCCTCGCCGCCGTGTACCTCAAGAAGAACACGAGCATCCTGGAGACGGTTCGCGCCGTGTTCCTGAGCAGCGACTTCTGGGCCTCGGTGGGAACGCGCATGCGCCGCCCCCTCGAAGACGCCGTCGGAACGCTGCGCGTGCTGAACGTCGGGCGCTCGACCGCCTCGAAGACCCCGCTCAGCTGGCTGTACTGGAACCTCAACGAGGCCGGTCACACCCCGCACGGGTGGATGCCGCCCAACGGCTATCCCGATGTCGCCGCGGCCTGGCTCGGCGCCGGAGCGATGATCCAGCGATGGAACCTGCACCGCACCTTCGCCTACGGCTGGTGGAAGGGTCTCGTCTATATCGCACCGGAGAAGATCGTGGTGCGCACCGCCAAGATGACGACGCTGCAGTGGACCACGGCCGTCTCGAAGAAGATCCTCGGCGTTGCGCCCTCGGCCGCCCACCTCGAGGCGATCATCACCGGCGTGGGCCGCACGCCCGGCTCACCCGCCCCGACGAGCGGGTGGGAGTGCGGCAAGATCACCACGCTCCTGCTCGACTCCCCCTACTTCCAGCTGCGCTGA
- a CDS encoding nuclear transport factor 2 family protein, whose amino-acid sequence MSTETMSTDTELLEAVDVYFRALHACDTALLDGVFHPASTLFDVDEGVITVDPYPAWREVVANRVSPASVGQERDDEVLLVDWLSDDAAVVRVRLRVLDSIFVDQLSFVRGPEGWRIVAKVWHLETSLVE is encoded by the coding sequence ATGAGCACCGAAACCATGAGCACCGACACCGAACTCCTCGAAGCCGTAGATGTCTACTTCCGCGCGCTGCATGCGTGCGACACAGCGCTGCTGGACGGCGTTTTCCATCCGGCCAGCACCCTGTTCGACGTCGACGAGGGCGTCATCACTGTCGACCCGTACCCCGCCTGGCGCGAGGTTGTCGCGAACCGGGTGTCTCCGGCATCCGTGGGCCAGGAACGCGACGATGAAGTGCTGCTCGTCGACTGGTTGTCGGATGACGCTGCCGTGGTACGCGTTCGGCTTCGGGTACTCGACAGCATCTTCGTCGACCAGTTGTCTTTCGTGCGGGGGCCCGAGGGCTGGCGCATCGTCGCGAAGGTGTGGCACCTGGAGACTTCGCTGGTTGAGTAG
- the gndA gene encoding NADP-dependent phosphogluconate dehydrogenase gives MTNDGTAQANIGVVGMAVMGSNLARNLASREGNTVAIFNRSYEKTQTVLDAHPEAEFVPAKDYAEFAATLSKPRTAIIMVQAGKGTDAVITELTKVFEPGDIIVDGGNALFTDTIRREKAVRETGINFVGAGISGGEEGALKGPSIMPGGSAEAWETLGPILKSIAAVVDGEPCVTHVGTDGAGHFVKMIHNGIEYADMQLIAEAYDLIRRGTGKTPAEIADIFAEWNTGELESYLIEITAEVLRQVDASTGKPLVDVIVDQAGSKGTGVWTVQTSLDLGIPVSGIAEAVFARSLSSKPAQRAASSSLPGPSSEAFTPADPDAFIEGVRLALYASKVIAYSQGFDAIVAGAEEYNWDIKKGDIAKIWRGGCIIRARFLNRITDAYAENPGLVALVTAPFFVDVMAEAQTAWRNVVADAAKAGIPAPAFSSSLAYYDGLRADRLPAALVQGQRDFFGAHTYKRVDKDGTFHTLWSGDRTEIEAVDAH, from the coding sequence GTGACCAACGACGGCACCGCACAGGCAAACATCGGCGTAGTCGGTATGGCGGTGATGGGCTCGAACCTCGCACGCAACCTCGCCTCGCGCGAAGGCAACACCGTCGCGATCTTCAACCGCTCGTACGAAAAGACCCAGACGGTTCTGGATGCGCACCCCGAAGCAGAGTTCGTGCCCGCCAAGGATTACGCGGAGTTCGCCGCCACACTCTCCAAGCCCCGCACCGCCATCATCATGGTGCAGGCCGGCAAGGGCACCGACGCCGTCATCACCGAGCTGACCAAGGTGTTCGAGCCCGGTGACATCATCGTCGACGGCGGCAACGCGCTCTTCACCGACACCATCCGCCGCGAGAAGGCCGTGCGCGAGACCGGCATCAACTTCGTCGGCGCCGGCATCTCCGGTGGCGAGGAGGGCGCCCTCAAGGGACCGTCGATCATGCCCGGCGGATCCGCCGAAGCCTGGGAGACCCTCGGCCCCATCCTGAAGTCGATCGCCGCGGTCGTCGACGGTGAGCCCTGCGTCACCCACGTCGGCACCGACGGCGCCGGCCACTTCGTCAAGATGATCCACAACGGCATCGAGTACGCCGACATGCAGCTCATCGCCGAGGCCTACGACCTCATCCGCCGCGGCACGGGCAAGACCCCGGCCGAGATCGCCGACATCTTCGCGGAGTGGAACACGGGCGAGCTCGAGAGCTACCTGATCGAGATCACCGCCGAGGTGCTGCGCCAGGTCGACGCGTCCACCGGTAAGCCCCTCGTCGACGTCATCGTCGACCAGGCGGGCTCGAAGGGCACCGGCGTCTGGACCGTGCAGACTTCGCTCGACCTCGGCATCCCCGTCTCGGGCATCGCAGAGGCCGTGTTCGCCCGGTCGCTGTCGTCGAAGCCGGCGCAGCGCGCAGCGTCATCCTCACTTCCCGGTCCGTCGTCGGAAGCCTTCACCCCGGCAGATCCCGATGCCTTCATCGAGGGCGTGCGCCTCGCGCTGTACGCCTCGAAGGTGATCGCTTACTCGCAGGGCTTCGACGCGATCGTCGCCGGCGCCGAGGAGTACAACTGGGACATCAAGAAGGGCGACATCGCCAAGATCTGGCGCGGCGGCTGCATCATCCGCGCCCGCTTCCTCAACCGCATCACCGACGCCTACGCCGAGAACCCCGGCCTCGTCGCACTCGTTACCGCACCGTTCTTCGTGGACGTTATGGCCGAGGCGCAGACCGCGTGGCGCAACGTGGTTGCGGATGCCGCGAAGGCGGGAATCCCGGCACCGGCCTTCTCGTCATCTCTCGCCTATTACGACGGGCTGCGCGCCGACCGCCTGCCCGCCGCCCTCGTGCAGGGACAGCGCGACTTCTTCGGAGCGCACACCTACAAGCGCGTCGACAAGGACGGCACCTTCCACACGCTGTGGTCAGGCGACCGCACCGAGATCGAGGCCGTGGACGCGCACTAG
- a CDS encoding DUF1501 domain-containing protein, with protein MSTSTQDNEILRSLHPDCPDWERLGPTRRDAAIRAAAVAQQIEAEERTSQWAGGFNRRTFLKAGLGIGVAALGSQLVTSRVSYASAEEGSAAGTLVVIFLRGGMDGLSLLVPTTDPALVAARPHVAVRQSSLLALDTTRGFGLHPALSPLQPLITAGKVAAVPAVSTPDLSRSHFQAQDCLERGSTNSLTSGWLDRVLEASGPGTTFRSVAVGGMTPRSLMGTSGSIAMNSLDSIKLDGVDASETDRTTTALAALYTGIDHPIAKQTTLALGALETVASIRNAQPATPAVTYPEGNFAEALASLAMLIKAKAGVRVACIDVGGWDTHTGMGNVDGGDIMRHLGDLAKALAAFTADIGTAALDETTIVTMSEFGRRVQENASGGTDHGHGGAVLVIGGGLNPGVHGRWDGLGADVLESGDVPGWNDYRDVLTEIVTTRLDLTPGKMASVFPDWHAEPVGVMA; from the coding sequence ATGAGCACGAGTACGCAGGACAACGAGATCCTCCGGTCGTTGCATCCCGACTGCCCCGACTGGGAACGGCTCGGCCCGACCCGTCGCGATGCCGCCATTCGCGCTGCTGCCGTCGCCCAGCAGATCGAAGCCGAGGAACGCACCTCGCAATGGGCCGGCGGCTTCAACCGGCGCACCTTCTTGAAGGCCGGCCTCGGCATCGGCGTGGCAGCCCTCGGCTCGCAGCTCGTGACGAGCCGCGTCTCCTACGCCTCGGCCGAGGAGGGCTCCGCCGCCGGCACGCTCGTCGTGATCTTCCTGCGGGGCGGGATGGACGGGCTCTCGCTTCTCGTTCCGACGACCGACCCGGCTCTCGTCGCCGCCCGGCCGCACGTTGCGGTGCGCCAGTCGTCCCTGCTCGCGCTGGACACAACGCGCGGGTTCGGGTTGCACCCGGCGCTCTCGCCGCTGCAGCCCCTCATCACGGCCGGCAAGGTCGCGGCCGTTCCCGCCGTGTCGACCCCCGACCTCTCGCGCAGCCACTTCCAGGCGCAGGACTGCCTCGAGCGCGGGTCCACCAACTCCCTCACCTCGGGCTGGCTCGACCGGGTGCTCGAGGCGTCCGGACCCGGCACGACCTTCCGTTCCGTCGCGGTCGGCGGGATGACGCCACGCTCGCTGATGGGAACCTCCGGCTCGATCGCGATGAACTCCCTCGACTCGATCAAGCTCGACGGTGTCGACGCGAGCGAGACCGACCGCACGACGACGGCACTCGCGGCCCTGTACACCGGCATCGACCACCCGATCGCGAAGCAGACGACGCTCGCGCTCGGCGCCCTCGAGACGGTCGCGAGCATCCGCAACGCGCAGCCCGCAACACCCGCCGTCACCTACCCGGAGGGCAACTTCGCCGAGGCCCTCGCCTCGCTCGCCATGCTCATCAAGGCGAAGGCAGGCGTACGCGTCGCGTGCATCGACGTGGGCGGCTGGGACACCCACACCGGTATGGGCAACGTGGACGGCGGCGACATCATGCGCCACCTGGGCGACCTGGCCAAGGCCCTCGCCGCCTTCACCGCGGACATCGGAACGGCCGCACTCGACGAGACGACGATCGTGACGATGAGCGAGTTCGGGCGTCGTGTTCAGGAGAACGCGAGCGGCGGAACCGACCATGGTCACGGAGGCGCGGTGCTCGTGATCGGCGGCGGCCTCAACCCGGGCGTCCACGGCCGTTGGGATGGCCTCGGCGCCGACGTGCTCGAGTCGGGCGACGTGCCCGGCTGGAACGACTACCGCGACGTGCTCACCGAGATCGTGACGACCCGCCTCGACCTCACGCCCGGCAAGATGGCGTCGGTCTTCCCGGACTGGCACGCCGAACCCGTCGGCGTGATGGCCTAA